The genomic stretch GCCTCGACGATGTCGCGGTCCTGACTCGACTTGTCGCCTCCAGCCAACAGAATGACCCAGGCCTCGTTCTTCTTCATCGCATACAGACGATAGCCAGGTCCGTAGGCGATCCTCAGTTCGCTGACGCCCTCGCCCACCGGCTTCACATCGCCCCAGTGGCCGCCCGACAGCCGTTCGAGACGAGTCGTGATCCGAGCGACCGCCCTATGATCGCGAAGCCTGAGAAGCCAGCGATCAAAGACCGGCGTGAAGGTCAGCCTTACAGCCGCATCGTCGTCTATAGGCGACATTTCGTCAAGAGATCCGACCGCCCAGACCGTTCATCATCTCGACGAAGCCGGGGAAGCTGGTGGCGATCATGCCCGGTTCGTCGACGGAAACCGATTGATCGGCGGCCAGACCCAGGACCAGGTGGCTCATGGCGATACGGTGATCGTGGGCGGTGTGGACGGTCGCGCCGCCCGGAACCGAGGCGGCGCCCGTGACGATGAAGCCCTCGGGTTCTTCCTCGACCGGCACCCCGCAGGCGCGCAGACCCTCGACCATCAGCGAGATCCGGTCGCTTTCCTTGACCCGCATCTCGCCCACGCCGCGCATGACGGTAACGCCGTCGGCAAAGGCCGCCGTCGCGGCCAGGATCGGATATTCGTCGATCATGGAGGCGGCGCGCGCCTCGGGCACGACCACGCCTTTCAGGGCCGAATGTCGGGCGGTGATGTCGCCGACGTCCTCGCCGCCGGCCTGACGCCGGTTGGTGATGGTCAGATCGGCGCCCATCTCGATCCAGGTGTCGAACAGGCCGGTGCGCAGGGGGTTCAGCATCACCCCTTCGACCGTCACGGCTGAACCCGGAACCACCAGGCCCGCCGCCAGGGGGAAGGCGGCCGAGGACGGATCGCCCGGCACGGCGACGAAGGTCCCAGTCAGGGCTTGGCCGCCCTTCAGGGTGACCGTCCAGCCCTCGCCCACCTCTTGCACACCGACCTCGGCGCCGAAGGCGCGCAACATGCGTTCGGTATGGTCGCGGCTCTTTTCAGGCTCGGTCACCGAGGTGACGCCCTGGGCGTTCAACCCGGCCAGCAGGATAGCCGACTTGACCTGGGCCGAGGCCACGGTCTGCACATAGTCGATCGCCGTCAGCGCCCCACCGGTCAGGGCGACCGGCAACCGGTCCTCGGCCGCCAGCCAGCCGAACCGGGCGCCCATGTCGGCCAGGGGGCCGGTGACGCGCTTCATCGGCCGTTTCCGCAGCGAGGCGTCGCCGTCGAAGGTCGCCGTCAGCCCATAGCCGGCGGCCGCCCCCATCAGCAGGCGCACACCGGTGCCGGCGTTGCCGCAGTCGATCACAGATGCGGGTGTTTTGAAGCCCCCCGCCCCTTCGATCCGCCATTTGCCGGCGCCGGTCCGCTGGACCTTGGCGCCGAAGGCTTCGACCGCACGGGCGGTGGCCAGGACGTCGTCGCCTTCCAGCAAACCCTCGACCTCGGTCACGCCGGAGGCCATGCCGCCCAGAATCATCGAGCGGTGTGACATCGACTTGTCGCCGGGCGCGCGGACCGTTCCAGCAAGGGCGTCAGAGCGTCTGGCGGTCAGTTGAGTCGGCATATTCACCCGCTTCAGGCTGTGTTGGGGAGGGAGCCGCGCGGGCCGCGCGAAAGACAGCTTTTGACAGCGGCTCCTAGGGGTGGCAAGGGACCGCCCCGAATTCAACCCGTTGAAAGTTCCAAACGTGGCCAATCCCGAACTGGGCGCCAAACAGGTTTGCCCGAACTGCCAGGCTAAGTTCTACGACCTGAACCGCCGCCCCGCCCACTGCCCCAAATGCGGCACGGACTTCGATCCCGAAGAAGCCCTGAAGCTGCGCAGCCGTCGCGTTCGTCCCGGCTATCCCGCCGACGACGAAGAGACGGAAGATCAGGTCAAGGACAAGAAGGCCGAGTCCGACGAGGACGAGGAAGAAGAAATCCGGGCGCCGGAGATCGACGAGGAAGGCCACGAGCCGATCCTCACGCCCGACGACGATGACGACACCCCCGCCGATGCTTCGGAAGAAGCCGGCATGGGCGCCACCGACGGCGACGACGACGACCTCGGCGACGATGACGACGACTCAGTGCCGTTCATCGAAGACGACGACGATGACTCCATCGAGGACGAGATCGCCAAGCCGTCGCGCGACGACGACTGATTTTTTTGTTGCGTCAGCCGCGTTTCCCTTTAGGGGAGACGCGGCAGGCCAGCGGCCTTTCGAACCTCTGTTGGGTTTGAAATCGCTGCTGTTTTTCACATCCGGAACCGATGTGAAAATAAATGTCGAAACGGGCTTGATCGAAAAAAAGCTCTGACATAGGTTCCGCCGCCTCGCCGGGGGCCATCGCAAGATGAACCGGGCGAACCAGACCGCAAGGTCCGGGGCTTTAGCTCAGTTGGTAGAGCGCTTGCATGGCATGCAAGAGGTCAGCGGTTCGACTCCGCTAAGCTCCACCAGTTTCCAGAAGCCCGGCTGCGAAGGCAGCCGGGCTTCGTTGCATCTGGAGCTCAAGCACCCCCGCCGAAGCGGAACTGAAGGCGGCGTCAGTGTGCAGCCTTGGCCCTCGTCCGGTAGGCATGAAGCAAGGGCTCGGTATAGCCGTTCGGCTGAGCCGCGCCCTCGAACACCAGGGCGCGGGCGGCCTGGTAGGCCAGGCTGGCGTCCGGATCGGGGGCCATGGGACGGTATAG from Brevundimonas sp. SL130 encodes the following:
- a CDS encoding type II toxin-antitoxin system RelE/ParE family toxin translates to MSPIDDDAAVRLTFTPVFDRWLLRLRDHRAVARITTRLERLSGGHWGDVKPVGEGVSELRIAYGPGYRLYAMKKNEAWVILLAGGDKSSQDRDIVEAKRLAEEYRND
- the aroA gene encoding 3-phosphoshikimate 1-carboxyvinyltransferase, which codes for MPTQLTARRSDALAGTVRAPGDKSMSHRSMILGGMASGVTEVEGLLEGDDVLATARAVEAFGAKVQRTGAGKWRIEGAGGFKTPASVIDCGNAGTGVRLLMGAAAGYGLTATFDGDASLRKRPMKRVTGPLADMGARFGWLAAEDRLPVALTGGALTAIDYVQTVASAQVKSAILLAGLNAQGVTSVTEPEKSRDHTERMLRAFGAEVGVQEVGEGWTVTLKGGQALTGTFVAVPGDPSSAAFPLAAGLVVPGSAVTVEGVMLNPLRTGLFDTWIEMGADLTITNRRQAGGEDVGDITARHSALKGVVVPEARAASMIDEYPILAATAAFADGVTVMRGVGEMRVKESDRISLMVEGLRACGVPVEEEPEGFIVTGAASVPGGATVHTAHDHRIAMSHLVLGLAADQSVSVDEPGMIATSFPGFVEMMNGLGGRIS
- a CDS encoding TIGR02300 family protein — translated: MANPELGAKQVCPNCQAKFYDLNRRPAHCPKCGTDFDPEEALKLRSRRVRPGYPADDEETEDQVKDKKAESDEDEEEEIRAPEIDEEGHEPILTPDDDDDTPADASEEAGMGATDGDDDDLGDDDDDSVPFIEDDDDDSIEDEIAKPSRDDD